Below is a window of Veillonellaceae bacterium DNA.
ATAGATTAACAAATTAACCTGATTTTTATTAGCATATTCAAAAACCGGGCTAAATTTAGTGCCGCCTGTTTTATAAATCCTAGCTTTTATATCCTTCACAGATTTGACTTTATAAACACGTCTAATTTCGCTATCACATTCTATAATCGTTATCTCATGATTATAGTTTCTTACTATATCAAGTACTTCTTTAATGGCTTGATTAAATTCTTCATCACTTATGCTTCCGCTTATATCGAGGGCAACAACAACTTTTGCTTTATGACTTCTAAGCTGGCCTCTTAAATCTAATCGATCGGGCTGTCTTCGATTTCTTCTGGTTATAGTCTTCTTTTTATTACTTTCAACAGTCCCCATTAACCTTTTAAGGTATAAATTCCAAGGCAGTTCACCCTGGCTAGTTTTAAGTGACGATATCATGCTGGCTAAATAGGTAGGAATATTGCCTTTTTGCGCAGCATCAATAAACTTCTCAGTAAATTTCCGCAGCGTCTGCTCGTCTATATCGTTAGAATCTTCCCAAATGTCATGGGCTCTTTCAGGATTATAAGCAGTTTCTACTTTTTCATCCTTATGACTATCATCCTCTGCGCCATCTTCATCTTCTTCTAGTAAGTCTATGGCAGTCTGGAGCTTTTCTACATAATACTCAAACGGTTGAAATGGCAAGAGTTTTAAAGAATGATTTAAATTTACCCATTCTAATGTGGTAGCATATGGTGGTAGGTGATCCAAATACGTATTTACTACTATATCCATTGCTATATTAATAGCTAAGGTTCCATAACCTGCCTTATATGCTTTTGCTCTTATTAAATGCAGCGATAATATATGGAGTATTTCGTGCTTAATTGTACTCTCCATTTGTTTTAGGCTAAGGGTTAAAAAAATTATCGGATTAAAATATAGAACGTATTTAGCACCTTTAAAATTCACAGCAGTGGGACTGCTTATATCAAATCTGATTTCTCTTGCCATTTGAAACAAAAAATATCCGTAGAAATTATCTTTGTCTTCCATCAGACTTAGATTAACTTTATTTACAAGGCTAAAAAACTCTTCTTCAAAATCTTTTGGGATAGTTAGCTTAGAACTATCATCTTTATTGCTTGTTGTTAAAAAAGTATTAATAATAGCCTTTGCTTTTTCATAAAGCCCGGTTACTTGACTATCAAAATAGGTTTCCATACATTGTCACCTTATTAAACTATAAGTTTCAAAATATAACTCAACAAAGGCTTCGTTTTCTATAGCATGCTTATATACCTCGGGGTAACTATTTTTAATATCCTTCATAATTCCGATCATTAAATCTACCGGATAAATTTGTAAAAACTCAATAAGTCTATCAATATAATGACTTGAGTCATAATTTTTTATGTTTGATTCTAAGTTTTTTAGAATGTTCTTTGCCGCTAGATAAAGTCGTGTATGACTTTCATTTTTTATTCTTTCGCTAATAGTTTCAGGAAGAGTATCTTCTAAAAAAACATCTTCAAAAGATATTAACGGTTTATAATCTGATTCGACAAAGTTAACAAACTCTTCGGCAATTAATCGCCCTACATTTCCTCTTACAACATTTAAAAATACTGATCTGGGTATTATATCTTTTTTCTCCTTATAAATTTTATAAATGCTGGAAATTCTTTCATAGCTTCGGGGCGTTGCTCTTATATCATCTTCGTTTATTTTATGCAAATATTCCGGGAAGGTTGAGATAAATTCGATAACCTTTTGCTCGATTCCGGCCT
It encodes the following:
- a CDS encoding ATP-binding protein, whose protein sequence is MNFIDTLKSVDLVLATGEVPLIVGESGIGKTALAEEIAKENNWSLIVINGNLLKEGEIGGLPSIESYVRVNDNGDKVEKKTTVYAVHHKLREIDEEISKGRKVLLFIDEINRCEHTVQQELMNLILNREINGYKLHADVKILAAMNPSSKYGSDFDYQVVDMDAAQENRFAWLYMEPDYIQWLDWATEAGIEQKVIEFISTFPEYLHKINEDDIRATPRSYERISSIYKIYKEKKDIIPRSVFLNVVRGNVGRLIAEEFVNFVESDYKPLISFEDVFLEDTLPETISERIKNESHTRLYLAAKNILKNLESNIKNYDSSHYIDRLIEFLQIYPVDLMIGIMKDIKNSYPEVYKHAIENEAFVELYFETYSLIR